In one Denitratisoma sp. genomic region, the following are encoded:
- a CDS encoding long-chain fatty acid--CoA ligase, protein MWWNADNKNHWSTRDIVVPGDTIPRLFWNAAEKRADQVIFRQKSFGLWQTLTWRELAGIVREIGMGLVELGFEPGETVSILGNTRQEWLFCDLGALCAGGVSSGIYPTDSATQVQYLTEDSRSAYLFVEDEEQLDKALEAREQLPQLRKIVVWDMEGLRGLDDPQVISLERLREIGRERIASLGAAADAEWRARIDSRQPGDLAILIYTSGTTGKPKGAMLSHHNVVYSIHGFNLIIAQNESDEHMCFLPLCHVAERMAGAYFSLYTGAVLNFVENPETIPENVREIQPTVFLAVPRIWEKFYSGVTIGLAEATRLEKLAYKWAIGVGMKMVALYEAGQPIGAGLRALHWLGRFLVLNNVRKLIGIHRCRFLITGAAPISPDLVRWYMALGIPMLEVWGMTETGGGATCTPVSRIKPGMIGVANAYCEVKVADSGELLVRGDNIFMGYLNQPEKTAETIDAEGWLHTGDVGYVDADGFFKISDRLKDIIITAGGKNITPSEIENQLKFSPYITDAVVIGDKRPYLVCLIMIDQENVEKFAQDHDIPFSNYASLCRAPEILRLIEGELARVNKEFARVEQVKKFRLIEQKLGAEDEELTPTMKLKRKFVNQKYAELIESMYRS, encoded by the coding sequence ATGTGGTGGAACGCCGACAACAAGAATCACTGGTCAACCCGGGACATCGTCGTCCCCGGCGACACCATTCCGCGCCTGTTCTGGAACGCCGCGGAAAAGCGCGCCGACCAGGTCATCTTCCGCCAGAAATCCTTCGGCCTCTGGCAGACCCTGACCTGGCGCGAACTGGCCGGCATCGTGCGCGAGATCGGCATGGGCCTGGTCGAACTCGGCTTCGAGCCGGGCGAGACGGTCTCCATCCTCGGCAACACCCGGCAGGAATGGCTGTTCTGCGACCTCGGCGCCCTGTGTGCCGGCGGCGTCAGCTCCGGCATCTACCCGACCGACTCGGCGACGCAGGTGCAGTACCTGACCGAGGACTCGCGCTCGGCCTACCTCTTCGTCGAGGACGAGGAGCAGCTCGACAAGGCGCTCGAGGCGCGCGAGCAGCTGCCGCAGCTGCGCAAGATCGTCGTCTGGGACATGGAGGGCCTGCGCGGCCTCGACGACCCGCAGGTGATCAGCCTGGAGCGCCTGCGCGAGATCGGCCGCGAGCGCATCGCCAGCCTCGGCGCCGCCGCGGACGCCGAATGGCGCGCGCGCATCGACAGCCGCCAGCCCGGCGACCTCGCCATCCTCATCTACACCTCGGGCACCACCGGCAAGCCCAAGGGCGCGATGCTCTCGCACCACAACGTGGTCTACTCGATCCACGGCTTCAACCTGATCATCGCGCAGAACGAGTCCGACGAGCACATGTGCTTCCTGCCGCTGTGCCACGTCGCCGAGCGCATGGCCGGCGCCTACTTCTCGCTGTACACCGGCGCCGTGCTCAACTTCGTCGAGAACCCGGAGACGATCCCCGAGAACGTGCGCGAGATCCAGCCGACGGTGTTCCTCGCCGTGCCGCGCATCTGGGAGAAGTTCTATTCCGGCGTCACCATCGGCCTGGCCGAGGCCACCCGCCTGGAAAAGCTCGCCTACAAGTGGGCCATCGGCGTCGGCATGAAGATGGTCGCCCTGTATGAAGCCGGCCAGCCGATCGGCGCCGGCCTCAGGGCGCTGCACTGGCTGGGCCGCTTCCTGGTGCTCAACAACGTGCGCAAGCTGATCGGCATCCACCGCTGCCGCTTCCTCATCACCGGCGCGGCGCCGATCTCGCCCGACCTGGTGCGCTGGTACATGGCGCTCGGCATACCCATGCTGGAAGTGTGGGGCATGACCGAGACCGGCGGCGGCGCCACCTGCACGCCGGTGTCGCGCATCAAGCCCGGCATGATCGGCGTCGCCAACGCCTACTGCGAAGTGAAGGTCGCCGACAGCGGCGAGCTGCTGGTGCGAGGCGACAACATCTTCATGGGCTACCTCAACCAGCCGGAGAAGACCGCCGAGACCATCGACGCCGAAGGCTGGCTGCACACCGGCGACGTCGGCTACGTGGACGCCGACGGCTTCTTCAAGATCTCCGACCGCCTCAAGGACATCATCATCACCGCCGGCGGCAAGAACATCACGCCCTCGGAGATCGAGAACCAGCTGAAGTTCTCGCCCTACATCACCGACGCGGTGGTGATCGGCGACAAGCGGCCCTACCTCGTCTGCCTGATCATGATCGACCAGGAGAACGTCGAGAAATTCGCCCAGGACCACGACATCCCCTTCTCCAACTACGCCAGCCTGTGCCGCGCGCCGGAAATCCTCAGGCTGATCGAGGGCGAGCTGGCACGGGTGAACAAGGAGTTCGCCCGGGTCGAGCAGGTGAAGAAATTCCGCCTGATAGAACAAAAGCTGGGCGCCGAGGACGAGGAGCTCACCCCGACCATGAAGCTGAAGCGGAAATTCGTGAACCAAAAGTATGCAGAACTTATAGAATCCATGTACCGTTCCTAG
- a CDS encoding ABC transporter ATP-binding protein — MSEVILQLNNVESSYGPVKAIRGVSLKVAQGSIVTVLGANGAGKSTILKTISGIIDPQKGSVVYRGQPIQKKDPAWIVREGIAHVPEGREIFPLLTVRENLIMGAYTRSIGERAAVEQEIEQVYGYFPILKERANQPAGQLSGGQQQMLAISRALLAKPTIMLLDEPSLGLSPKLTQEIFEIIQRINRERGVTILVVEQNARVALKYADYGYVLEVGRIVMEDPCAVLREKEDIKEFYLGIKETGVRGTRRWKKKKTWR; from the coding sequence ATGAGCGAAGTCATCCTCCAACTCAACAACGTCGAGTCGTCCTACGGGCCGGTGAAGGCCATCCGCGGCGTCTCGCTCAAGGTCGCGCAGGGCAGCATCGTCACCGTGCTCGGCGCCAACGGCGCCGGCAAGTCGACCATCCTGAAGACCATCTCCGGCATCATCGATCCGCAGAAGGGCAGCGTGGTCTACCGCGGCCAGCCGATCCAGAAGAAGGACCCGGCCTGGATCGTGCGCGAGGGCATCGCCCACGTGCCGGAAGGCCGCGAGATCTTCCCCCTGCTGACGGTGCGCGAGAACCTCATCATGGGCGCGTACACGCGTTCCATCGGCGAGCGCGCCGCCGTCGAACAGGAAATCGAGCAGGTGTACGGCTACTTCCCCATCCTCAAGGAGCGGGCGAACCAGCCCGCCGGCCAGCTCTCCGGCGGCCAGCAGCAGATGCTCGCCATCAGCCGCGCCCTGCTGGCGAAGCCGACGATCATGCTGCTCGACGAGCCGAGCCTGGGCCTGTCGCCGAAGCTGACCCAGGAGATCTTCGAGATCATCCAGCGCATCAACCGCGAGCGCGGCGTCACCATCCTGGTGGTCGAGCAGAATGCCCGCGTCGCCCTCAAGTACGCCGACTACGGCTACGTGCTCGAGGTGGGCCGCATCGTCATGGAAGATCCCTGCGCCGTGCTGCGCGAGAAGGAGGACATCAAGGAGTTCTACCTCGGCATCAAGGAGACCGGCGTTCGCGGCACGCGGCGCTGGAAGAAGAAGAAGACCTGGCGCTAG
- a CDS encoding ABC transporter ATP-binding protein, giving the protein MTAPLLEAKNLSVQFGGLKAVNDVSFEVWPNEVFSLIGPNGAGKTTIFNLISGLYRPTAGFVTFEGEKISHLAPYEIARLGIARTFQNIELFEHATVLQNLLVGRHCHRHTSWWQDLLFTPLVRRTELQFRRTVEEVIEFLELQHYRDSMVAGLPYGVRKVVELGRALAMRPKLLLLDEPSSGLNVEETEDMGFWIEDIKHDLGITVIMVEHDMGLVSRVSDRVFALNQGEELAVGTAAEVQSHPAVIEAYLGGADDEPAPAAGAGA; this is encoded by the coding sequence ATGACCGCTCCGCTGCTCGAGGCGAAAAACCTGTCGGTGCAGTTCGGCGGCCTGAAGGCCGTGAACGACGTCTCCTTCGAGGTGTGGCCGAACGAGGTGTTCTCGCTGATCGGCCCCAACGGCGCCGGCAAGACCACCATCTTCAACCTCATCAGCGGGCTGTACCGGCCCACCGCCGGCTTCGTCACCTTCGAGGGCGAGAAGATCTCCCATCTCGCCCCCTACGAGATCGCCCGCCTCGGCATCGCGCGCACCTTCCAGAACATCGAGCTGTTCGAGCACGCCACCGTGCTGCAGAACCTGCTGGTCGGCCGCCACTGCCACCGCCACACCAGCTGGTGGCAGGACCTGCTGTTCACGCCCCTGGTCCGGCGCACCGAGCTGCAGTTCCGCCGCACCGTCGAGGAGGTCATCGAGTTCCTCGAGCTGCAGCACTACCGCGACAGCATGGTCGCCGGCCTGCCCTACGGCGTGCGCAAGGTGGTCGAACTGGGCCGCGCGCTGGCGATGCGACCCAAGCTGCTGCTGCTCGACGAGCCGTCCTCCGGCCTCAACGTCGAGGAGACCGAGGACATGGGCTTCTGGATCGAGGACATCAAGCACGACCTCGGCATCACGGTGATCATGGTCGAGCACGACATGGGCCTCGTCTCGCGCGTCTCCGACCGCGTCTTCGCGCTCAACCAGGGCGAGGAGCTGGCCGTCGGCACCGCCGCCGAGGTGCAGTCGCACCCCGCCGTGATCGAGGCCTACCTGGGCGGCGCCGACGACGAGCCGGCGCCGGCTGCCGGCGCCGGAGCCTGA
- a CDS encoding branched-chain amino acid ABC transporter permease yields MRFLFKTHYNQDVRLFKHGGQVFWYGALMLALIAAPWLLPDYWVSQLVFIWIYSIAGIGLMILVGFTGQVSLGHAAFLAMGAYTEAYLQQLGWPFAISLAFSALVAGITGIIVGLPALRVKGMYLAIATLAFGFIVEEGIARAEHITGGNAGKMLGSLEVFGLPIDSDQRFYYLVLVILVLVVLGVMNLLRSPTGRAFVAIRDSEISAQSMGINLARYKTTAFALSAAIAGIAGALYAHKLRYLSPDQFTFLQSIELLIILVIGGVGSIYGAIFGAAFWIVVQQLIVLAKDWLPPAIGQQTGLQPTIFGLILVTFVLFEPMGLYGRWLKIRTFFQLFPFYRKGMFRRQKSYMKSERMK; encoded by the coding sequence ATGAGGTTTCTCTTCAAGACGCACTACAACCAGGACGTCCGCCTGTTCAAGCACGGCGGCCAGGTGTTCTGGTACGGCGCGCTGATGCTCGCGCTCATCGCCGCGCCCTGGCTGCTGCCCGACTACTGGGTCTCGCAGCTGGTCTTCATCTGGATCTACTCGATCGCCGGCATCGGCCTGATGATCCTGGTCGGCTTCACCGGCCAGGTGTCGCTCGGCCACGCCGCCTTCCTCGCCATGGGCGCGTACACCGAGGCCTACCTGCAGCAGCTCGGCTGGCCCTTCGCCATTTCGCTCGCGTTCTCGGCGCTGGTGGCCGGCATCACCGGCATCATCGTCGGCCTGCCGGCGCTGCGCGTGAAGGGCATGTACCTGGCCATCGCCACGCTGGCCTTCGGCTTCATCGTCGAGGAGGGCATCGCCCGCGCCGAGCACATCACCGGCGGCAACGCCGGCAAGATGCTCGGCAGCCTCGAGGTCTTCGGCCTGCCCATCGACAGCGACCAGCGCTTCTACTACCTGGTGCTGGTCATCCTGGTGCTGGTCGTGCTCGGCGTCATGAACCTGCTGCGCAGCCCGACCGGCCGCGCCTTCGTCGCCATCCGCGATTCCGAGATCTCGGCTCAGAGCATGGGCATCAACCTGGCGCGCTACAAGACCACCGCCTTCGCGCTGTCCGCCGCCATCGCCGGCATCGCCGGCGCGCTCTACGCCCACAAGCTGCGCTACCTGTCGCCCGACCAGTTCACCTTCCTGCAGTCGATCGAGCTGCTGATCATCCTGGTGATCGGCGGCGTCGGCTCGATCTACGGCGCCATCTTCGGCGCCGCCTTCTGGATCGTCGTGCAGCAGCTCATCGTGCTGGCCAAGGACTGGCTGCCCCCGGCGATCGGCCAGCAGACCGGCCTGCAGCCGACCATCTTCGGACTGATCCTCGTCACCTTCGTGCTGTTCGAGCCGATGGGCCTGTACGGCCGCTGGCTGAAGATCCGCACCTTCTTCCAGCTCTTCCCCTTCTACCGCAAGGGCATGTTCCGTCGGCAGAAGAGCTACATGAAGTCGGAGCGCATGAAATGA
- a CDS encoding branched-chain amino acid ABC transporter permease, whose translation MLQFLQLVASGIAQGCIYGLIALGFVLIYKATETINFAQGDLMMLGGFLGLTGTLAMGLPFWAAFAAALVVMLFFGMALERVVLRPLLGQPAFTVVMVTIGVGYLARGLVTMIPEWGTDTHVLPVPYKDQIVSIGGNGTEGGLIMSMEHVVVIAVTALLIVALYLLFKHTKIGIAMQATSQNQLAAFYMGIPVRRINMLVWGISAAVSACAGLLLAPITFVHANMGFIGLKAFPAAVVGGFGSIPGALVGGLIIGVVETLAGFYLPEGFKDIAAYIVVLIMLAVKPNGLFGENLRKKV comes from the coding sequence TTGCTGCAATTCTTGCAACTCGTCGCGAGCGGCATCGCGCAAGGCTGCATTTACGGCCTGATCGCGCTCGGCTTCGTGCTCATCTACAAGGCCACCGAGACCATCAACTTCGCCCAGGGCGACCTGATGATGCTCGGCGGCTTTCTCGGCCTCACCGGCACGCTGGCGATGGGCCTGCCCTTCTGGGCGGCGTTCGCCGCCGCCCTGGTCGTCATGCTGTTCTTCGGCATGGCGCTCGAGCGCGTCGTGCTGCGGCCGCTGCTCGGCCAGCCGGCCTTCACCGTGGTGATGGTCACCATCGGCGTCGGCTACCTCGCGCGCGGCCTCGTCACCATGATTCCGGAGTGGGGCACCGACACCCACGTCCTGCCGGTGCCCTACAAGGACCAGATCGTCAGCATCGGCGGCAACGGCACGGAGGGCGGCCTCATCATGTCGATGGAGCACGTCGTCGTCATCGCCGTCACGGCGCTGCTGATCGTGGCGCTGTACCTGCTCTTCAAGCACACCAAGATCGGCATCGCCATGCAGGCCACCTCGCAGAACCAGCTGGCGGCCTTCTACATGGGCATCCCGGTGCGGCGCATCAACATGCTGGTGTGGGGCATTTCCGCCGCCGTCTCCGCCTGCGCGGGACTCCTGCTGGCGCCGATCACCTTCGTGCACGCCAACATGGGCTTCATCGGCCTGAAGGCCTTCCCGGCCGCGGTGGTCGGCGGCTTCGGCAGCATCCCCGGCGCGCTGGTCGGCGGCCTCATCATCGGCGTCGTCGAGACGCTGGCCGGCTTCTACCTGCCGGAAGGCTTCAAGGACATCGCCGCCTACATCGTCGTGCTCATCATGCTGGCGGTGAAGCCGAACGGCCTGTTCGGCGAAAATCTCAGGAAGAAGGTCTGA